The nucleotide sequence TGACGAGCCGGAATCGCCGCCATAGAGCCTGCCGCCCGCGGTAGCGAACATCACACCGGAACCTTCACCGCGCTCCGTCGTAAAACGGAATTTGTACAATCCTCGCAGCACGCCCTGCATACTCCGGAAATTGGCAAGGGCGAGTGCCCCGCGAACGATCGATCGCTGGGTTCCGTCAATTGCCGCTGGCCTTGTCCCCGCGCCAGACTAGCCGCCGCGGTGCCATCCGATCAAACGCTTTGCCGGAATTCAGCTAGAGTCTGCGGGATTGAGTCGCGGCCATACGCGCCGCTGGAGCGAAATTTGGAAACCGCGCTTTATCTTCCTGTCAAACGCTTCCTCGAAAAGCTCGGCTTCACCGTCAAGGGCGAGGTCGGCGGCTGCGATCTGGTGGCGCTCAGCGGCGAGGATCCGCCGATCGTAGTGATCGGCGAACTGAAACTTTCCTTCAACCTCGAACTGATCCTGCAGGCGGTCGATCGCGCCGGCGCGGCCGACGAGGTCTGGCTCGCCGCCAAATTATCTGCCCGAGGCAAGGGCCGCGAGAGTGACGCGCGTTATCGCAATCTCTGCCGCCGCTTGGGCTTTGGCATGCTGGCGGTCACCAACACGGGCGATGTCGAGGTGATCGTCCAGCCCGCGACGGCAGCCCCTCGCCGCAATCCGAAAAAGCGCTCGCGGCTGATCATGGAGCATCAGAAGCGCAAGGGCGATCCGGCCATGGGCGGATCGACGCGCGCGCCGATCATGACGGCCTATCGCCAGCAGGCGCTGGCCTGCGCGTCCGCGCTGTCAGGCGGGCCGCGGCGCGTCAGGGACCTGCGGGCCGAGATTCCTGATGCCGGAAAGATCCTCCTGCACAATGTCTATGGCTGGTTCGACCGCGCGGAGCGCGGCATCTACGTGCTGAACGATGCCGGGCACGCAGCGTTAAAACGCTGGCCGCAGCAGCCGCTGGATCTGGCCGCTGCCGGCAATCCCGTCCCATGATGGCGAGAACGGTGAAATCATCGAACCGTACGGCGCTACCGGACTTGAGAGATTGTAGATGCATGGCTGTATTGCCATGCGAAATTCATATTGCAATGCAACATGTGAGGACCTAGGTATCTCCGCAATCAGATGCGAGGCCCTATGAGCGAAGACTGGAACACGAAATACGGCACACGGCGCGTCCGGCGGGATCCGCCAACGCTCGAGGAGGCAATCTTCGCCGCAGTGGGGATCACCGACGATCAGCAGCAGCAGGCGGAAATCGCCTCCGCGCTGATGGGACTGCCCTACGAGGACGTGCTGGCTGAGGTAAAGAAGACCGGCCGCGCGGTAGCGCGATCGGCGACCCGCATCATCGCGGGTGAGCAAGGCGCCCAGCGCGCGGTCGTGGTCGAGCGCCGCGTCGTCAGGCGGTTCGGCAACGACAAGCGCACCGGCACCTGAACAAATCGAAAGTTATGGGCAATTCGCTGGATCCAACGTCAGCGAATTGCCCTGATTGAACGCGCCGCTCAAGCGGCGCGGCCCCAGCCATACATCCGAAGCAGCATCCGCCAATAGGCACGGTTGAAATTCGCGACCGTGCGTGCGGCATTCAGCGCAGTGTCCGCCCAGGTGGTCGCGAGCTCCGTCTGATCCTGTTTCGTCAGGTCGATGGTGCCGGTGGATTCGCCGTGGCGGAACACAAGCTGCGCGCCGAACTTGCTGGCAAGCGCCCGCATCGCCCCGTTCTGCGCGCCGGTGGTGATCCGCAGGCTCTTGTAACCCTTGGCGCGCGCCACCGTGATCAGCTTGCGGAACAGGATACTGCCGACGCCGCGCCGCCGCACCGATGCCTCGACGCTGAAGGCGATCTCGGGGAGCGAATCTGGTGACTGGTCGGGCGGATGCAGTTCGGCTGCGCCTCGAACAACGCCGTTTTCAAAGAAGGCGATGATGGTTGTGCCGTCATTGGCGCATTTCTCGGCGTAGCGCTCGATGAAGCTGTCGTCCATGAAGCCATGGAAACGGTCGCGACGGCTATTGCGGTCGAGGCGCAGCAGGTGATCGCGCAACAGCGGCAATTCTTCCTGCTGGCTCAGCGTGCGCACGCTACTATTGGCGAGCGCGGCCGCAATCATGGTGAGATACATATCCTAAACTCCTCTGAGAAAACCCTCGAGGAGGCGTCGAATCCCTAGACCACCTATATTGTGCATCGCAGCATGAAATTCAAGCCCGGATTGTCCGTATACTTCCTTAAATAATTGCAATAATTCCAGTGACTTAGATCTATCGCTATCAACCAATTGTTAACGCCCGCGACCCAGCGCAGACTGGGCATGGGGCTTGCTTATTTTAAATGGGCCAGGGCTCCATAGCGTTTTCGAGCGAAGTGGATACCGGTTCGCGTGAAGAAAACGCGTCAAGACAAGAATCTAGAGCTTCGGTTCTGATTCAATCAGAACCGAAGCTCTAGCTAGGCAACACACCCGGATGGTTCGTGGAGGTCCGTCGTGGCTGTCGTGCTCGACACGAGTTCTTGCCTTCCGGAACGCCGGCTTGCGGTGTGGCAGGACATCGTCTGCGACACCTTCGTCGGCTTAGACTGCAAATCGGACATGCGCGGCGCGTTCTGGGGCGCGGTGTCGCAATCCAGAATCGGGCAGGTCGCGCTCACCCAGGTCGATTCCACCGCTCAGCGGGTATTCCGCACGCCGTCGCGCATAGCTCGCGCCAGCGAAGATTATGTGCTGATGGCGCTCGGCAACAACGGCGTCAACGGCGTCTTCCAGGACGGCCGCGAGGCCATCGTCGCCGCCGGACAATTCGTCATCTACGACACCACCCGCCCCTACGAGCTGCGCTTCGACGACAGTTTTTCGCAGACGATCTTCCAGATGCCGCGCAAGCTGCTGCAACAGCGCGTCGGCTCGTTCGATGGCTTGACCGCGACCACGTTCGCCGGCGACCGCCCGCTCGAACGGCTGACCTATGATTTCGCACGAAATGTGAGCAGGACGATCGAGCTGGTCGATGCCGCCGCCGCAAGCCGCCTGCTCGACCAGGCGCTCGATCTTCTGGCGATGACGCTAGCGGACAGGCTGCACGCGCGGTTGCCGGTCCAGTCGGTCCACCGGTCGGCGCTGCTCTATCGCCTCAAGAATCATATCCTGACGCATCTCGCCGATCCAGAACTGTCGCTGCCGCGGGCCGCGGCGGCGACAGGAATCTCGCCGCGTTACGCCAGCGATCTGATGGCCGCCGAACAAACCTCGTTCCGCAGCTACGTCCAGACGCAGCGGCTGGAACGCTGCAAGCGCGACCTCACCGATCCCGCGCATCAGGCCCGGCACATCGGCGAGATCGCCTTCGCATGGGGCTTTAACGACCTCGCCCACTTCAGCCGTATCTTCAAGCAGCGCTTTGGCGTCTCGCCGCGCGAATGGCGCGAGCAGCCGGGCAAATAGCCTCACGGCCCTCTCCGTCCCACCACGCCACAAGCGTCTGACGCCTCGGCCGTCCACCTGCCAGTTAAGACAAGTTTTCGTTCCGCTGCGGACAAGCGGCGCGCGTCACCACGGCTGTAGGCTCGGGATCAGCGATTGTCGGTCGCCAACGCGAAGGGATTGATGCGATGGGTCTGGTTCATCAGAAATACAAGGTAGCGGTGGTTCAGGCGGCGCCGGTCTTTCTCGACCTCGATGCGACCGTTGACAAGACCATCGCGCTGATCGAGGAAGCTTCCGCGAGGGGTGCGAAGCTGATCGCGTTTCCCGAAACATTCATTCCCGGATATCCGTGGCAGATCTGGCTTGGCGCGCCCGCCTGGGCGATCGGCCGCGGCTTTGTGCAGCGTTACTTCGACAATTCACTAGCCTTCGACAGCCCGCAGGCGGAAAAAATCCGCCAAGCCGTCAAGCGCGCCAAGCTGACCGCGGTGCTCGGGCTGTCCGAGCGCGACGGCGGCAGCCTCTATATCGCGCAATGGCTGATCGGCCCCCACGGCGAGACCATCGCCAAGCGCCGAAAGCTGCGGCCGACCCACGCCGAACGTACCGTGTTCGGTGAAGGCGACGGCAGCGATCTTGCGGTGCACGATCGCGCCGACGTCGGACGGCTCGGCGCACTGTGCTGCTGGGAGCACCTGCAGCCATTGTCCAAATACGCGATGTACGCCCAGAACGAACAAGTGCATGTCGGCGCCTGGCCGAGCTTTTCGCTGTACGATCCGTTCGCGCATGCGCTCGGCCATGAGGTCAACAACGCCGCCAGCAAGGTCTATGCGGTCGAAGGCTCGTGCTTCTTCCTGGGCCCTTGCGCGGTCGTCTCGCAGGCGATGATCGATGAGCTCTGCGACTCCCCCGAGAAACACGCCTTCCTGCATGCCGGCGGCGGCCATGCGGTGATCTACGGACCGGACGGCAGTCCACTCGCTGAGAAACTCCCGCCCGACCAGGAAGGCATTCTCTATGCCGATATCGATCTCGGCATGATCGGAGTAGCGAAGAACGCCGCCGATCCGGCCGGCCATTATTCACGGCCCGACGTCACGCGGCTGTTGCTCAACACCACGCGCGCCAACCGCGTCGAGCATTTCTCGCTTCCCGTCGATGCCGAGGTCATGAGCGAAATCAGGCTGCAGGCCTGAGGCGTTTCAATTCTGGCAAGGAGCAGGCCGATGGAATCCGCAATCCCTCCGCATCTGCAAACCGCACGCACGCGTCACCGCCGGGTCGGCGACGATTATGCGCCGCCTTACCCGTCCTTCGTGGCGCGGCATAAACCCAGCGTCACGCGGGTGGTGA is from Bradyrhizobium sp. AZCC 2176 and encodes:
- a CDS encoding DUF2161 domain-containing phosphodiesterase, which produces METALYLPVKRFLEKLGFTVKGEVGGCDLVALSGEDPPIVVIGELKLSFNLELILQAVDRAGAADEVWLAAKLSARGKGRESDARYRNLCRRLGFGMLAVTNTGDVEVIVQPATAAPRRNPKKRSRLIMEHQKRKGDPAMGGSTRAPIMTAYRQQALACASALSGGPRRVRDLRAEIPDAGKILLHNVYGWFDRAERGIYVLNDAGHAALKRWPQQPLDLAAAGNPVP
- a CDS encoding GNAT family N-acetyltransferase gives rise to the protein MYLTMIAAALANSSVRTLSQQEELPLLRDHLLRLDRNSRRDRFHGFMDDSFIERYAEKCANDGTTIIAFFENGVVRGAAELHPPDQSPDSLPEIAFSVEASVRRRGVGSILFRKLITVARAKGYKSLRITTGAQNGAMRALASKFGAQLVFRHGESTGTIDLTKQDQTELATTWADTALNAARTVANFNRAYWRMLLRMYGWGRAA
- a CDS encoding helix-turn-helix domain-containing protein; this encodes MAVVLDTSSCLPERRLAVWQDIVCDTFVGLDCKSDMRGAFWGAVSQSRIGQVALTQVDSTAQRVFRTPSRIARASEDYVLMALGNNGVNGVFQDGREAIVAAGQFVIYDTTRPYELRFDDSFSQTIFQMPRKLLQQRVGSFDGLTATTFAGDRPLERLTYDFARNVSRTIELVDAAAASRLLDQALDLLAMTLADRLHARLPVQSVHRSALLYRLKNHILTHLADPELSLPRAAAATGISPRYASDLMAAEQTSFRSYVQTQRLERCKRDLTDPAHQARHIGEIAFAWGFNDLAHFSRIFKQRFGVSPREWREQPGK
- a CDS encoding carbon-nitrogen hydrolase family protein, whose translation is MGLVHQKYKVAVVQAAPVFLDLDATVDKTIALIEEASARGAKLIAFPETFIPGYPWQIWLGAPAWAIGRGFVQRYFDNSLAFDSPQAEKIRQAVKRAKLTAVLGLSERDGGSLYIAQWLIGPHGETIAKRRKLRPTHAERTVFGEGDGSDLAVHDRADVGRLGALCCWEHLQPLSKYAMYAQNEQVHVGAWPSFSLYDPFAHALGHEVNNAASKVYAVEGSCFFLGPCAVVSQAMIDELCDSPEKHAFLHAGGGHAVIYGPDGSPLAEKLPPDQEGILYADIDLGMIGVAKNAADPAGHYSRPDVTRLLLNTTRANRVEHFSLPVDAEVMSEIRLQA